A genomic segment from Streptosporangium roseum DSM 43021 encodes:
- a CDS encoding ABC transporter permease: MAGFLLRRLLNYLVLIVVATSLAYMLAASALNPRSNYEGRNPPIPQAVIDARLTELNLNDRTPLFERYLTWAGDVVHGDFGKTVAGGSVGQDLGRRAGVTLRLITIGLILGSVTGVFVGAYAAVKQYGVFDRLSTGASFVVLAVPTVVLANILIITGVWFNELVGAQVFLVSGEATPGLRGGFPTQVVDRVQHLILPTLSLSLGLIAVYSRYQRNMMLDVLGADFIRTAMAKGLRRRTALTRHALRTALIPAVTYFAFTFGSLLVGTTFTEKIFGWHGMGEQLVNSISTNDVNTVAAISCFAAFAVLAASLASDVLHAVLDPRVRVG; this comes from the coding sequence ATGGCGGGATTCCTTCTTCGCCGGCTGCTCAACTACCTGGTGCTGATCGTCGTGGCCACGAGCCTGGCCTACATGCTGGCGGCCAGCGCGCTCAACCCCCGGTCCAACTACGAGGGCCGCAACCCGCCGATCCCGCAGGCGGTCATCGACGCGCGCCTCACCGAGCTCAACCTGAACGACAGGACGCCGCTGTTCGAGCGCTATCTGACCTGGGCGGGCGACGTCGTCCACGGAGACTTCGGCAAGACGGTGGCCGGCGGCTCGGTCGGCCAGGACCTGGGGCGGCGGGCCGGTGTCACCCTGCGCCTGATCACCATAGGGCTGATCCTGGGCAGCGTCACCGGCGTGTTCGTCGGCGCCTACGCGGCGGTCAAGCAGTACGGCGTGTTCGACCGGCTGTCGACCGGCGCCTCCTTCGTCGTCCTCGCGGTCCCCACGGTCGTGCTGGCCAACATCCTGATCATCACCGGGGTCTGGTTCAACGAGCTGGTCGGCGCGCAGGTCTTCCTGGTCAGCGGTGAGGCCACCCCCGGGCTGCGGGGAGGCTTCCCCACCCAGGTGGTGGACCGGGTCCAGCACCTGATCCTGCCCACCCTGTCGCTCTCGCTGGGGCTGATCGCCGTCTACAGCCGCTACCAGCGCAACATGATGCTCGACGTGCTCGGCGCCGACTTCATCCGTACGGCCATGGCCAAGGGGTTGCGCCGCCGTACCGCGCTGACCAGGCACGCGTTGCGCACCGCGCTGATCCCGGCGGTCACCTACTTCGCCTTCACCTTCGGCTCGCTGCTGGTCGGCACCACCTTCACCGAGAAGATCTTCGGCTGGCACGGCATGGGCGAGCAGCTCGTCAACTCCATCTCCACCAACGACGTCAACACCGTGGCCGCGATCAGTTGCTTCGCGGCCTTCGCGGTCCTGGCGGCCTCGCTGGCCTCCGACGTCCTCCATGCCGTCCTCGATCCCCGGGTCCGGGTGGGGTGA
- a CDS encoding AAA family ATPase has protein sequence MREPDRARPTGRAAARDVFEQVRLGYFRLSPLLRRLIYAALLIGAVGLALGMGWSPLNAFLVTLTLLAFAALTLRFPRAAATLVVVAAWVLLLPVFQSLYGTQSSSSAALTLLAVPVAGLAHLIRWVPPWLTTLMALVPAAVVALALAAVSPGAALWAAYGVAAAVLVYRFVQARQARAALAGTEQPARLRVREGGHPVSASGEQAAPPPISVEEALGELDSMIGLAPVKEQVRSIAASIEASRLRKEAGYSTEPPMRHFVFVGPPGTGKTSVARTVAKIFYAFGLLETPYVVEAQRADLVGEFLGATAIKTNELVDRALGGVLFVDEAYSLINSGDGQPDRFGAEAVQTLLKRAEDDRDRLIIILAGYEKEMTSFLSSNPGLSSRFAGRVRFPSYAPEELLQITELLQRRRGDRMAGDAGPALLARFEDVHRRTIVDELGNARFVRSLVEAAAQARDVRVVGAGGSPTTEDLVTTSAHDVAKAFDELTARFRGYQATPSLEEALADLDRMAGLEPVKRQVHAITAQLRVARMRQERGLPTPAQMRHFVFAGPPGTGKTTVARILGRIFAALGLLAQPDVVEAQRADLVGQHLGATAIKTNELVDRALGGVLFVDEAYSLINTGYAGGDAFGAEAVQTLLKRAEDDRARLVIILAGYEREMDGFLATNPGLASRFSQRVQFPSYQPGELAEIAELLAERSGDRFDEAARRDLAEVFTWVCDEGLIDGLGNGRFARSLFERAAMRRDVRLAALGGGTASAADLTTITSADLRAAVDELAGR, from the coding sequence ATGCGGGAACCCGACAGGGCCCGGCCGACGGGGCGCGCGGCGGCACGGGATGTGTTCGAACAAGTCAGGCTGGGTTATTTCCGGCTTTCGCCGCTCCTGCGCAGGCTGATCTACGCCGCGCTGCTCATCGGAGCGGTCGGGCTGGCGCTGGGCATGGGCTGGTCGCCGCTCAACGCGTTCCTCGTCACGCTCACCCTGCTCGCTTTCGCCGCGCTGACCCTGCGCTTCCCCCGGGCCGCCGCCACCCTCGTCGTGGTGGCCGCCTGGGTGCTGCTCCTGCCCGTCTTCCAGAGCCTGTACGGCACGCAGTCGTCCTCCTCGGCGGCGTTGACGCTCCTGGCCGTCCCGGTGGCGGGGCTCGCGCACCTCATCCGCTGGGTCCCTCCGTGGCTGACCACGCTCATGGCCCTGGTCCCGGCCGCGGTGGTGGCCCTCGCGCTCGCCGCGGTGTCGCCGGGCGCCGCCCTGTGGGCCGCGTACGGCGTGGCCGCCGCGGTGCTGGTCTACCGCTTCGTCCAGGCCCGCCAGGCCAGGGCCGCGCTGGCGGGGACCGAGCAGCCGGCCCGGCTCCGGGTCCGCGAGGGCGGGCACCCCGTCTCCGCGTCCGGCGAGCAGGCCGCGCCGCCGCCGATCTCGGTGGAGGAGGCCCTCGGCGAGCTCGACAGCATGATCGGCCTGGCTCCGGTGAAGGAGCAGGTGCGCTCCATCGCCGCCTCGATCGAGGCGTCCCGGCTCCGCAAGGAGGCCGGATACTCCACCGAGCCGCCGATGCGCCACTTCGTGTTCGTCGGCCCCCCGGGCACCGGCAAGACCAGCGTGGCCAGGACCGTGGCGAAGATCTTCTACGCGTTCGGCCTGCTGGAGACCCCCTACGTGGTGGAGGCCCAGCGCGCCGACCTCGTCGGGGAGTTTCTCGGTGCCACCGCGATCAAGACCAACGAGCTGGTGGACCGGGCGCTGGGCGGGGTGCTGTTCGTCGACGAGGCCTACAGCCTGATCAACTCGGGCGACGGCCAGCCCGACCGCTTCGGCGCCGAGGCGGTGCAGACGCTGCTCAAGCGGGCCGAGGACGACCGCGACCGCCTGATCATCATCCTGGCCGGCTACGAGAAGGAGATGACCTCCTTCCTGTCCTCCAACCCCGGCCTGTCCAGCCGGTTCGCCGGCCGGGTCCGCTTCCCCAGCTACGCGCCGGAGGAGCTGCTCCAGATCACCGAGCTGCTGCAGCGGCGGCGCGGCGACCGGATGGCCGGGGACGCCGGCCCCGCGCTGCTCGCCCGTTTCGAGGACGTGCACCGGCGCACGATCGTCGACGAGCTGGGCAACGCCCGGTTCGTGCGCAGCCTCGTGGAGGCCGCGGCCCAGGCCCGGGACGTGCGGGTGGTGGGCGCGGGCGGCTCGCCCACCACTGAGGACCTGGTGACCACCTCCGCGCACGACGTCGCCAAGGCCTTCGACGAGCTCACCGCCCGCTTCCGGGGCTACCAGGCCACGCCCAGCCTGGAAGAAGCGCTCGCCGACCTGGACCGGATGGCCGGTCTGGAGCCGGTCAAGAGACAGGTGCACGCGATCACCGCGCAGCTCAGGGTGGCCAGGATGCGCCAGGAGCGAGGGCTGCCGACCCCGGCGCAGATGCGGCACTTCGTCTTCGCCGGGCCGCCGGGCACCGGCAAGACCACGGTGGCCCGCATCCTGGGCCGCATCTTCGCCGCGCTGGGACTGCTCGCCCAGCCCGACGTGGTGGAGGCCCAGCGCGCCGATCTGGTCGGCCAGCATCTCGGTGCCACCGCGATCAAGACCAACGAGCTGGTGGACCGGGCGCTGGGCGGGGTGCTGTTCGTGGACGAGGCCTACAGCCTGATCAACACCGGCTACGCCGGGGGCGACGCCTTCGGAGCCGAGGCCGTGCAGACGCTGCTCAAGCGGGCCGAGGACGACCGCGCCCGGCTGGTGATCATCCTGGCCGGATACGAGCGCGAGATGGACGGGTTCCTGGCGACCAACCCCGGTTTGGCCAGCAGGTTCAGCCAGCGCGTGCAGTTCCCCTCCTACCAGCCGGGCGAGCTCGCAGAGATCGCCGAGCTGCTCGCCGAGCGGTCGGGCGACCGGTTCGACGAGGCCGCCCGCCGGGATCTGGCCGAGGTCTTCACCTGGGTCTGCGACGAGGGCCTGATCGACGGCCTCGGCAACGGCCGGTTCGCCCGCTCGCTGTTCGAGCGTGCCGCGATGCGCCGCGACGTGCGCCTGGCCGCCCTGGGCGGCGGCACCGCCAGCGCCGCCGACCTGACCACGATCACCAGCGCCGACCTGCGCGCCGCCGTGGACGAGCTCGCCGGACGCTGA
- a CDS encoding tetratricopeptide repeat protein, whose product MVSGPGGQDSAQVPSPLDPDNPREWCAVAAACLSRDQPEAALDAARQAVERDPLAESGADWGYRLASLAFERLGRDAEAVAAAEEAVRLVPGSWAARLRLGAALRRVPGRWRESRVQAARAVRYAPEEPDPHVLLGDLALLRGEHRRAGAAYRDALRRLDGHPGARINLGLAFLRWERPRGHHDPAWPVDPRETGRARRAMEVWSRQVRVLLAVSLAAVATVAFGPGLVTEARLGGAVVPAAVLAITLRQAHRVRLWPYVPGMLARDPWLGMSVSITLIAVAAYVAAIATLPRTAPPLVFDPAVEPADGVWAALAGLVLLNGVVVIVLRVLIEAWRGRPVRALAEFAAVHEDRTARRDIDVTLWLVAGRAWSVLAVVAGAALFLDEPGWALAAPAVPLALGWVYARGGLAPCLRQVLATDRLLKVALALLPAASLALGLAAAVPALGLPETVGAWSLRAGIGALAALVAVSATRSAEAWWRGAPGPWRASLIMCESCGPRLPGDAGPPVGLSGEVRRAFTYARGVVLAYADPTGPRALAVGSVSSVGPGGELRLIAADDAWRAAEHDPRVAVFVADPLDRRFWAEVRGIAIGDTEAAVLRITPKHVLVGEYPGRHQGRVRPG is encoded by the coding sequence ATGGTGAGCGGTCCCGGCGGGCAGGACTCCGCTCAGGTCCCGTCCCCGCTGGACCCCGATAATCCGCGCGAATGGTGCGCCGTGGCCGCCGCCTGCCTGAGCCGTGACCAGCCGGAGGCCGCGCTGGACGCCGCGCGCCAGGCGGTGGAGCGTGACCCCCTGGCCGAGTCCGGGGCCGACTGGGGGTATCGCCTCGCCAGCCTCGCCTTCGAACGGCTCGGCCGCGACGCGGAGGCCGTGGCCGCCGCCGAGGAGGCCGTACGGCTGGTGCCCGGGTCCTGGGCCGCGAGACTGCGCCTCGGCGCGGCCCTGCGCCGGGTGCCGGGACGCTGGCGGGAGTCGCGGGTCCAGGCGGCCAGGGCCGTCCGCTACGCACCCGAGGAGCCCGACCCGCACGTCCTCCTCGGCGACCTCGCGCTGCTGCGCGGTGAGCACCGCCGCGCCGGGGCCGCCTACCGCGACGCGCTGCGCCGCCTGGACGGCCACCCCGGCGCCAGGATCAACCTCGGCCTGGCCTTCCTGCGCTGGGAACGCCCCCGGGGCCATCACGACCCCGCCTGGCCGGTCGACCCCCGCGAGACCGGCCGCGCCCGGAGGGCCATGGAGGTGTGGTCGCGGCAGGTCCGCGTCCTGCTGGCCGTATCGCTCGCCGCGGTCGCCACGGTGGCGTTCGGCCCAGGCCTGGTCACCGAGGCCAGGCTCGGCGGCGCGGTGGTGCCGGCCGCCGTTCTGGCGATCACGCTCAGGCAGGCCCATCGGGTCAGGCTCTGGCCCTACGTCCCCGGCATGCTCGCCCGCGACCCGTGGCTCGGCATGTCCGTCTCGATCACCCTGATCGCCGTCGCCGCCTATGTGGCGGCGATCGCCACCCTTCCCCGGACGGCTCCCCCGCTCGTCTTCGACCCGGCGGTGGAACCGGCGGACGGCGTGTGGGCGGCCCTCGCCGGTCTGGTCCTCCTCAACGGCGTGGTCGTGATCGTCCTGCGCGTGCTGATCGAGGCGTGGCGGGGCCGGCCGGTCAGGGCACTGGCCGAGTTCGCCGCGGTCCACGAGGACCGTACGGCCCGGCGGGACATCGACGTGACCCTCTGGCTGGTGGCGGGCCGCGCGTGGTCGGTGCTGGCCGTGGTCGCCGGGGCCGCCCTGTTCCTGGACGAGCCGGGGTGGGCCCTCGCCGCGCCGGCCGTCCCGCTCGCGCTCGGCTGGGTGTACGCCAGGGGAGGGCTGGCCCCCTGCCTCCGCCAGGTGCTCGCCACGGACCGGCTGCTCAAGGTGGCGCTGGCCCTGCTGCCGGCCGCCTCCCTGGCGCTCGGCCTGGCGGCGGCCGTGCCGGCGCTGGGGCTTCCCGAAACGGTGGGCGCCTGGTCCCTGCGGGCCGGGATCGGGGCGCTGGCCGCGCTGGTGGCGGTGTCCGCCACGCGGTCGGCGGAGGCATGGTGGCGGGGCGCGCCGGGGCCGTGGCGGGCATCCCTGATCATGTGTGAGAGCTGCGGCCCCCGGCTGCCGGGTGACGCCGGGCCTCCGGTGGGGCTCAGCGGGGAGGTGCGCCGGGCCTTCACCTACGCCCGCGGGGTGGTGCTCGCCTACGCCGACCCGACCGGGCCGCGCGCGCTGGCCGTCGGCTCGGTCAGCTCGGTCGGCCCGGGCGGCGAGCTCCGCCTGATCGCCGCCGACGACGCGTGGAGGGCGGCCGAACACGACCCGAGGGTGGCGGTGTTCGTGGCCGACCCGCTGGACCGCCGGTTCTGGGCAGAAGTGCGCGGCATCGCGATCGGCGACACCGAGGCCGCCGTGCTCCGGATCACCCCCAAACACGTCCTGGTCGGCGAGTATCCCGGCCGCCACCAGGGCCGCGTCCGCCCCGGCTGA
- a CDS encoding MFS transporter yields MITMGAVAEATRDGSDPRARGAGRWSVLILLCFSLLLIAVDATVLHIAVPALTAALEPSSVQLLWIIDVYSLVVAPLLLTFGTLGDRYGRKRLVLAGYLVFGAASAAAAFAPTPLTLITARAFLGIGGAMIMPATLSIIRQVFTDRRERAIALGVWSAVAAAGAAIGPLIGGLLVEHFWWGAVFLINVPILLVLLPSAARILPESRRRASQPWDAPSALLSVLGILALAFGLKEAGSGHPGGVVAFLCGAGLLVWFVRRQRRLPFPLLDLGLFRRRAFSVGVAAVLLTVFALVGLELMLAQYLQLVLGDSPLGAAIRMLPLMIASVAGGLAGAQLLRRVGLRATMSGGLALTTLSLLPPLGWGTEPHPLMLALCFVGIGFGIQVTLLAASDTIMSSASESRAGGAAAIEETAYELGAGLGVAILGTITTVVYAPSLASVSGVSPELMTLARQSLAAAAHAAQEIGGAGGIALLGAARVAFVSGLHTTIMVSVLLLGATAVSVALLVPRRSADQGDCD; encoded by the coding sequence ATGATCACTATGGGGGCCGTGGCCGAGGCCACGCGAGACGGAAGCGATCCGCGGGCGCGCGGGGCCGGCCGCTGGTCGGTCCTGATACTTCTCTGCTTCAGCCTCCTGTTGATCGCGGTGGACGCCACCGTCCTGCACATCGCGGTCCCGGCGCTGACCGCCGCGCTGGAACCGAGCTCGGTGCAACTGCTGTGGATCATCGACGTCTACTCGCTGGTGGTCGCACCGCTGCTGCTGACCTTCGGCACCCTCGGCGACCGCTACGGGCGAAAACGCCTGGTGCTCGCCGGATACCTGGTGTTCGGCGCCGCCTCCGCGGCGGCGGCGTTCGCGCCGACCCCGCTCACGCTCATCACCGCGCGGGCGTTCCTCGGTATCGGCGGCGCGATGATCATGCCTGCCACGCTCTCCATCATCCGGCAGGTCTTCACCGACCGGCGGGAGCGCGCGATCGCGCTGGGCGTGTGGAGCGCGGTGGCTGCGGCCGGAGCCGCGATCGGACCGCTCATCGGCGGCCTGCTCGTCGAGCACTTCTGGTGGGGCGCCGTCTTCCTGATCAACGTGCCGATCCTGCTGGTGCTGCTGCCCTCGGCCGCCAGGATCCTGCCCGAGTCACGCCGGCGCGCCTCTCAGCCGTGGGACGCGCCCAGCGCGCTGCTGTCGGTGCTCGGCATCCTCGCGCTGGCCTTCGGCCTGAAGGAGGCGGGATCCGGCCATCCGGGCGGGGTGGTGGCCTTCCTGTGCGGAGCCGGGCTGCTGGTCTGGTTCGTGCGCAGGCAGCGGCGACTGCCCTTCCCCCTGCTCGACCTCGGCCTGTTCCGGCGGCGGGCGTTCTCCGTCGGGGTGGCGGCGGTGCTGCTGACGGTCTTCGCGCTGGTCGGGCTGGAGCTGATGCTCGCCCAGTATCTGCAGCTCGTGCTCGGTGACAGCCCGCTCGGGGCCGCGATCCGCATGCTGCCCCTGATGATCGCCTCCGTCGCGGGAGGCCTCGCCGGCGCGCAGTTGCTGCGCCGGGTCGGACTGCGCGCCACGATGAGCGGCGGGCTCGCGCTGACCACCCTGTCCCTGCTCCCCCCGCTGGGCTGGGGGACCGAGCCGCATCCGCTGATGCTCGCGCTCTGCTTCGTCGGCATCGGCTTCGGCATCCAGGTCACCCTGCTGGCCGCGTCCGACACGATCATGTCCTCCGCCTCGGAGTCACGGGCGGGCGGCGCCGCCGCGATCGAGGAGACCGCCTACGAGCTGGGAGCCGGCCTCGGGGTGGCGATCCTCGGCACGATCACCACCGTCGTCTACGCGCCCTCGCTGGCCTCGGTCTCCGGCGTCTCCCCCGAGCTGATGACCCTGGCCCGCCAGTCGCTCGCCGCCGCGGCGCACGCGGCCCAGGAGATCGGCGGCGCCGGTGGGATCGCGCTGCTGGGCGCAGCCCGGGTCGCCTTCGTCTCCGGACTGCACACCACGATCATGGTGAGCGTGCTCCTGCTGGGCGCGACCGCGGTGTCGGTGGCGCTCCTGGTCCCCCGCCGATCCGCTGACCAGGGCGACTGCGACTGA
- a CDS encoding DoxX family protein, which yields MRRTLHDLAALAARLGVGGIFFANGWHKLEAGLTATGDQFATLGAPAPGAWAATTMLMELIGGALLVFGLAVPACGLLLFAEAVAVFIVASGEQGLPLTGGDVNLIVALGAASILLAVGGAGRLSVDHMVVIKRREAEAAEDFAAEAEADDVIAALREPEAPGPAPDGPARTAPAPAEKRTAQAERPARTGKPVPAERPGQGVRADRTPRTGRPAQAPRVDGPETGRDTAEFPAVQPRARRRSTASEPESASPPGKSADTLVAGEKAKEESAGE from the coding sequence GTGCGACGAACCCTCCACGATCTCGCCGCCCTGGCCGCCAGGCTCGGGGTGGGCGGCATCTTCTTCGCCAACGGCTGGCACAAGCTGGAGGCGGGGCTGACCGCCACCGGCGACCAGTTCGCGACCCTGGGCGCCCCCGCCCCCGGAGCCTGGGCCGCCACCACGATGCTCATGGAACTCATCGGCGGAGCCCTGCTCGTGTTCGGGCTCGCCGTACCGGCCTGCGGGCTGCTGCTGTTCGCCGAGGCCGTCGCCGTGTTCATCGTGGCCAGCGGGGAGCAGGGCCTGCCGCTGACCGGCGGCGACGTCAACCTGATCGTGGCGCTCGGCGCGGCCTCGATCCTTCTCGCGGTCGGTGGCGCGGGCCGGCTGTCGGTCGACCACATGGTGGTGATCAAGCGGCGTGAGGCCGAGGCCGCCGAGGACTTCGCGGCCGAGGCCGAGGCCGATGACGTCATCGCCGCGCTGCGCGAGCCGGAGGCCCCCGGTCCCGCTCCGGACGGGCCGGCCCGGACCGCGCCCGCGCCCGCGGAGAAGCGGACCGCTCAGGCGGAGAGGCCGGCCCGGACCGGGAAGCCGGTTCCGGCGGAGAGGCCCGGTCAGGGCGTCCGGGCGGACAGGACTCCCCGGACGGGCAGGCCGGCCCAGGCTCCCCGGGTGGACGGCCCCGAGACCGGCAGGGACACCGCGGAGTTCCCTGCCGTCCAGCCCCGGGCCCGCCGCCGGAGTACGGCGAGCGAGCCGGAGAGCGCCTCCCCGCCCGGTAAGAGCGCCGACACCCTGGTGGCCGGGGAGAAGGCGAAGGAGGAGTCCGCCGGAGAGTGA
- a CDS encoding low temperature requirement protein A, producing the protein MRLPGWFTERIESAPPESELRVSTLELFFDLVFVFTVTQLTSLLVDGLQAGKPIEGALRVLLVFGVIWWMYAGYAWLTNAIPPVRPARRMLILLGMAGFMIVALAIPSVFDGDGTAFAIGYLLLITVHAGLYLQATSAIARVVPFNLGGLALIGVASLVGAPYNYLLWGAAVLLLWGSPYFIGQKGFALKAGHIVERHGLLVIVVLGESIVAIGIGATGLHVDFTLGLAAVLALALTACLWWLYFGGDDEVRAEHTLAGAEPVRRTRLILGAYFYAHIPMLLGVVAVAAGVKKLIGHPVDPLKPSAAVTLAVGVALFLAGNAWFRQVLDITGNRVRNAGALIALMTTALGLWSGLAQLTALVVLVTAVITLERRSVLHSPLPRPVAH; encoded by the coding sequence ATGCGGCTGCCTGGCTGGTTCACTGAGCGGATCGAATCCGCCCCTCCGGAGAGCGAACTGCGCGTCTCCACCCTTGAGCTCTTCTTCGACCTGGTCTTCGTCTTCACCGTCACCCAGCTCACCAGTCTGCTGGTGGACGGGCTGCAGGCCGGCAAGCCCATCGAGGGCGCGCTGCGCGTGCTGCTCGTGTTCGGTGTCATCTGGTGGATGTACGCGGGCTACGCCTGGCTGACGAACGCGATCCCGCCCGTACGGCCCGCCCGCCGGATGCTGATCCTGCTGGGCATGGCCGGTTTCATGATCGTGGCACTGGCGATCCCGTCGGTGTTCGACGGCGACGGCACGGCGTTCGCCATCGGCTACCTGCTGCTGATCACCGTCCACGCCGGACTGTACCTGCAGGCCACCTCGGCCATCGCCCGGGTGGTCCCGTTCAACCTCGGCGGGCTCGCACTGATCGGCGTGGCGAGCCTCGTCGGCGCGCCGTACAACTACCTGCTCTGGGGCGCCGCGGTGCTGCTGCTGTGGGGCAGCCCCTACTTCATCGGGCAGAAGGGCTTCGCCCTCAAGGCCGGTCACATCGTCGAGCGCCACGGCCTGCTGGTGATCGTGGTGCTCGGCGAGTCGATCGTGGCGATCGGCATCGGCGCGACAGGGCTCCATGTCGACTTCACCCTCGGCCTGGCGGCGGTGCTCGCCCTCGCGCTGACGGCCTGCCTGTGGTGGCTCTACTTCGGCGGGGACGACGAGGTGCGCGCCGAGCACACCCTGGCCGGGGCCGAGCCGGTCCGGCGCACCCGGCTGATCCTCGGCGCCTACTTCTACGCGCACATCCCGATGTTGCTGGGGGTGGTCGCGGTCGCCGCCGGGGTCAAGAAGCTGATCGGCCATCCGGTCGACCCGCTGAAGCCCAGTGCCGCCGTCACCCTGGCCGTGGGCGTCGCCCTGTTCCTGGCGGGCAACGCCTGGTTCCGCCAGGTCCTGGACATCACGGGCAACCGGGTGAGAAACGCCGGCGCCCTGATCGCGCTCATGACGACCGCTCTCGGGCTCTGGTCGGGCCTCGCGCAGCTCACCGCGCTGGTCGTGCTGGTGACCGCGGTGATCACGCTGGAGCGGCGGTCGGTCCTCCACTCCCCCCTGCCGAGGCCGGTCGCCCACTGA
- a CDS encoding winged helix-turn-helix transcriptional regulator — translation MRNVSAILEGPDVFLADCRARLAFDLIGNTWNAVVVWALRDGPRRPGELREHIGGISTKVLTETLRRLEYNGLVSRRAYSEAPPRVEYGLTDLGHSLVPLIGAFGEWAFDHGDDVLDAQDRADGLLPPPAVREDGESEEDEEDGGVSGRPASAGGSGGPTAAPA, via the coding sequence GTGCGTAACGTCTCAGCGATACTGGAGGGCCCCGACGTGTTCCTCGCCGACTGCCGTGCCCGCCTCGCCTTCGATCTGATCGGCAACACCTGGAACGCCGTCGTCGTCTGGGCGCTGCGCGACGGCCCGCGCCGGCCCGGCGAGCTGCGCGAGCACATCGGGGGGATCAGCACGAAGGTGCTCACCGAGACCCTCCGGAGGCTGGAGTACAACGGTCTCGTCTCCCGCCGGGCCTACTCCGAGGCACCTCCCCGGGTCGAATACGGGCTCACGGATCTGGGCCACAGCCTGGTGCCGCTGATCGGGGCCTTCGGGGAATGGGCCTTCGACCACGGGGACGATGTCCTGGACGCCCAGGACCGCGCCGACGGCCTCCTCCCGCCCCCGGCCGTGCGGGAGGACGGGGAGAGCGAGGAGGACGAGGAGGACGGGGGAGTCAGTGGGCGACCGGCCTCGGCAGGGGGGAGTGGAGGACCGACCGCCGCTCCAGCGTGA
- a CDS encoding NADPH-dependent F420 reductase codes for MTGGRMRIGILGAGRMADALGTQWVRAGHELTLSGRDPVKVAALAERLGPAARAGTWIEAATSGEVVLLAVRDYAVAEVLEAAGAAGGTLRGRVLIDCTNPVVPGRFTLATEGGPSMAERVAETAVGSRVVKAFNLCHEDVWRMTPPVFDGAPLSVPLCGDDQDALATVRSLVEDLGCGAVEAGGLERAGLLEATAAFMIGLWFGGADARAVLPPLKFASGSPDKANA; via the coding sequence ATGACAGGAGGACGGATGCGTATCGGCATCCTTGGCGCGGGCCGCATGGCGGACGCGCTCGGAACGCAGTGGGTCCGTGCGGGACACGAACTTACGCTGAGCGGCCGGGACCCGGTGAAGGTCGCCGCTCTCGCAGAGCGGCTCGGCCCGGCCGCGCGCGCGGGCACCTGGATCGAGGCCGCGACCTCCGGCGAGGTGGTGCTGCTGGCCGTACGCGACTATGCGGTGGCCGAGGTCCTGGAGGCGGCCGGCGCCGCCGGCGGGACGCTGCGCGGGCGGGTGCTGATCGACTGCACCAACCCGGTCGTGCCGGGGCGGTTCACCCTCGCAACGGAGGGCGGGCCGTCGATGGCGGAGCGGGTGGCCGAGACCGCCGTCGGCTCCCGGGTCGTCAAGGCCTTCAACCTGTGCCACGAGGACGTCTGGCGGATGACGCCTCCCGTCTTCGACGGCGCTCCCCTGTCCGTGCCGCTGTGCGGAGACGACCAGGACGCGCTCGCGACCGTGCGCTCGCTGGTCGAGGACCTGGGATGCGGAGCGGTCGAGGCCGGCGGGCTGGAACGCGCCGGGCTGCTCGAAGCGACGGCGGCGTTCATGATCGGCCTGTGGTTCGGGGGCGCGGACGCCCGGGCGGTGCTGCCGCCGCTGAAGTTCGCGTCCGGCAGCCCGGACAAGGCGAACGCGTGA